The Celeribacter marinus genome window below encodes:
- a CDS encoding MarC family protein: MTHTEIITAFVTLFVIIDPIGLAPLFVGLTPRLDAKHRRAIAIRAVFIAFCILTLFGVLGDQVLTFAGISMPAFRIAGGILLFLTALEMLFEKRTKRREEHAQHPEHQPVEDPSVFPLATPLLAGPGAITSMILLMDQSNGLVGALVVELVLVSVLAIVLLFFVVSGFMEKVLGATGINVVTRIFGMLLAALSVQFVIDGVRDVVALSY, encoded by the coding sequence ATGACCCACACCGAGATCATCACTGCCTTTGTGACGCTCTTCGTGATCATTGACCCCATCGGCCTTGCGCCGTTGTTTGTGGGTTTGACGCCGCGCCTTGACGCCAAACACCGCCGCGCGATTGCCATTCGCGCGGTGTTTATCGCCTTTTGCATCTTGACGCTATTTGGCGTCTTAGGCGACCAAGTGCTTACGTTTGCAGGGATTTCCATGCCCGCCTTTCGCATTGCGGGGGGGATATTGTTGTTTTTGACCGCACTTGAAATGTTGTTCGAGAAACGGACAAAGCGGCGCGAGGAACATGCGCAACACCCCGAACATCAACCCGTCGAAGACCCCTCCGTCTTTCCATTGGCCACGCCGCTCTTGGCCGGTCCCGGTGCGATCACGTCAATGATTTTGTTGATGGACCAAAGCAATGGCCTTGTTGGCGCACTTGTTGTTGAATTGGTGCTGGTGTCCGTCCTCGCCATTGTTTTGCTATTCTTTGTTGTCTCCGGCTTTATGGAAAAGGTGCTCGGCGCGACTGGGATTAACGTGGTTACGCGGATCTTTGGCATGCTGCTTGCCGCACTCTCTGTCCAATTTGTGATCGACGGTGTGCGCGATGTGGTCGCTTTGTCCTACTGA
- a CDS encoding retropepsin-like aspartic protease family protein: MTSDDTARVLYLSLLLGAVGFYYLISNRKRMGQMVRHAVLWALIFIGILAGVGLWTDVKPRLAPAQINHGNGVVEIPRDRSGHYVVIANVNGADVEFLVDTGASNVVLSADDAARVGIDVDDLAFVGQAQTANGTVRTAPVRIDTMEIGGIQDDRVKAYVTDGELFGSLLGMEYLQRFEKIEISRDKLILTR; the protein is encoded by the coding sequence ATGACCAGTGATGACACCGCACGCGTATTGTATTTGTCGCTCCTGCTTGGCGCAGTGGGCTTTTACTATTTGATCTCCAACCGCAAACGGATGGGGCAAATGGTGCGCCATGCCGTGCTATGGGCGTTGATCTTTATCGGCATCCTTGCGGGTGTCGGTCTTTGGACAGATGTGAAACCCCGCCTCGCGCCTGCACAAATCAACCACGGCAATGGTGTTGTTGAAATCCCACGTGATCGCAGCGGGCATTATGTCGTCATCGCCAATGTAAACGGCGCAGACGTCGAGTTTCTGGTCGACACAGGCGCATCCAATGTCGTTTTATCCGCCGATGACGCCGCGCGCGTGGGCATCGATGTCGATGATCTTGCCTTTGTCGGTCAGGCACAAACGGCCAATGGCACGGTACGAACCGCACCTGTGCGCATTGACACGATGGAAATCGGCGGCATTCAGGACGACCGCGTCAAAGCCTATGTGACAGACGGCGAGCTGTTTGGATCACTGTTGGGTATGGAATATTTGCAGCGGTTCGAAAAGATCGAGATCAGCCGCGACAAGTTGATCCTGACCCGCTAA
- the lptG gene encoding LPS export ABC transporter permease LptG: MTLDYYFARRFLRALMIVGGAFAGLIVMIEMLELASKFSDAGLSTRTLFSFAMLRLPATIYELLPIVIALSTLVMFLGLARSSELVVTRAAGRSAMRALVPPVIMAFVFGLLTVGVLNPLAAAASREYDQRAAQMTGKAAQAFSISDEGLWLREGDDSGQTVIRASRSNFDASILRDVTFLGFETSGTLKFRIEADQAQIEQGNWMLTDAKHWALDAGTQNPEAGATVHPTMKLPTQLSTDEIRDRFGKPKEVNIWDLPAYISKLEASGFSARSYKMWLQSELALPLSFVAMVLIAAGLTMRHTRLGGTAKRVLIAILLAFLFFFLRNFASILGQSGEVPIGLAAWGAPVAVILAATALLLHLEDG; this comes from the coding sequence ATGACACTGGATTACTATTTTGCACGGCGGTTTTTACGCGCCCTTATGATTGTCGGCGGCGCATTCGCCGGCTTGATTGTGATGATTGAAATGCTTGAGTTGGCGAGCAAGTTTTCTGATGCGGGCCTGAGCACGCGCACGCTCTTCTCGTTTGCTATGCTGCGCCTGCCCGCTACGATTTATGAGTTGTTGCCCATCGTCATCGCCCTGTCCACGCTTGTGATGTTTTTGGGGCTGGCGCGCTCATCGGAACTGGTGGTGACACGGGCCGCGGGTCGCTCTGCCATGCGGGCGTTGGTGCCCCCTGTGATCATGGCGTTTGTGTTCGGCTTGCTAACCGTGGGCGTGCTCAACCCGCTCGCGGCTGCGGCGTCACGCGAATACGACCAACGCGCCGCGCAAATGACCGGCAAAGCGGCGCAAGCCTTTTCTATCTCCGACGAAGGTCTTTGGCTGCGCGAGGGGGACGATAGCGGCCAAACGGTCATCCGTGCATCACGCTCCAATTTCGACGCCTCGATCCTGAGAGATGTGACGTTTTTGGGGTTTGAGACCAGTGGCACCTTGAAATTTCGCATTGAGGCCGATCAGGCGCAAATCGAACAGGGCAATTGGATGCTCACCGATGCAAAGCACTGGGCGCTCGACGCAGGGACGCAAAACCCCGAAGCGGGCGCGACCGTACACCCGACGATGAAATTGCCCACACAGCTGTCGACCGATGAAATACGCGACCGGTTTGGCAAGCCCAAAGAAGTCAATATTTGGGATCTACCCGCTTATATCTCTAAACTTGAAGCCTCCGGTTTTTCGGCGCGCTCTTATAAGATGTGGCTGCAAAGTGAACTTGCGCTACCGCTATCTTTCGTCGCCATGGTTTTGATTGCTGCGGGGCTGACGATGCGGCACACGCGTCTGGGGGGCACGGCCAAGCGGGTGTTGATCGCAATATTGCTCGCCTTCCTGTTTTTCTTTCTGCGCAACTTCGCTAGTATCCTGGGACAAAGCGGAGAGGTTCCGATTGGCTTGGCGGCGTGGGGTGCGCCTGTGGCCGTCATCCTTGCCGCAACGGCGTTGTTATTGCATTTGGAGGACGGGTAA
- a CDS encoding ABC-F family ATP-binding cassette domain-containing protein — MLKIHDITYSVEGRTLIENASVTVPTGHKVGIVGRNGAGKTTLFRIIRGELGLEGGSIEIPRGARIGGVAQEVPGNEVSLINTVLASDEEREALMAEAETATDPHRIAEVQTRLADIDAWSAEGRASSILKGLGFTESEIHMPCSAFSGGWRMRVALAGVLFSQPDFLLLDEPTNYLDLEGALWLETYLGKYPHTVLLISHDRALLNRAVGAILHLESKKLTLYTGGYDDFAKARAAKRAVIVAAAKKQDLQREHLQSFVDRFKAKASKAKQAQSRVKMLDKMVKITAPEDAARVVFTFPEPEELSPPIINMENVSVGYDGKQILGKLDLRIDQDDRIALLGRNGEGKSTLSKLLSDRLEPMGGRLTRHNKLRIGFFAQHQVDELHLNETPIQHLQSAMPGVLPPKLRAKLATFGLGADQADTEVGRLSGGQKARLSLLLATLDAPHLLILDEPTNHLDIESREALVEALTAYTGAVVLVSHDMHLLSLVADRLWLVKDGHVAPYSDDLEAYRNLLLQGDEKPKAEKKPKVAPKPARKATREEVQALKADAKKCEERMSKLEDMSKKLQVKLADPALYEDKEAAVIWQKKYAEVCGAQERAEEMWMTALEKLEKAQG; from the coding sequence ATGCTTAAAATCCACGATATCACATACTCCGTCGAAGGCCGCACTCTGATCGAGAACGCGTCTGTCACCGTCCCCACCGGCCACAAGGTTGGTATTGTCGGCCGTAATGGCGCGGGCAAAACCACGCTGTTTCGCATAATTCGCGGCGAATTGGGCCTTGAGGGCGGGTCGATTGAAATCCCGCGCGGCGCGCGCATTGGCGGTGTCGCCCAAGAGGTGCCCGGCAACGAGGTCTCTTTGATCAATACCGTTTTGGCATCTGATGAGGAGCGCGAGGCGTTGATGGCCGAGGCCGAAACCGCCACCGATCCGCACCGCATTGCCGAGGTTCAGACCCGTCTGGCGGACATTGATGCATGGAGCGCCGAAGGGCGCGCCTCAAGCATTCTCAAAGGGTTGGGCTTTACCGAATCCGAAATCCACATGCCCTGCTCCGCCTTTTCAGGTGGCTGGCGGATGCGTGTGGCCCTCGCGGGTGTCTTGTTCTCTCAGCCCGACTTTTTGCTGCTCGATGAGCCGACCAACTACCTCGATCTTGAGGGCGCGTTGTGGCTTGAGACTTACCTTGGTAAATATCCGCACACTGTGCTGTTGATTTCGCACGACCGTGCACTTTTGAACCGTGCTGTGGGTGCGATTTTGCATCTGGAGAGCAAAAAGCTGACGCTTTATACGGGCGGCTACGACGATTTCGCCAAAGCGCGCGCCGCCAAACGCGCCGTGATCGTCGCCGCGGCCAAGAAACAAGACCTGCAACGCGAACACCTGCAATCCTTTGTGGACCGGTTCAAGGCCAAGGCCTCCAAAGCGAAACAAGCGCAGTCACGTGTTAAGATGCTCGACAAGATGGTCAAAATCACCGCTCCCGAAGATGCGGCGCGCGTGGTCTTTACCTTCCCCGAACCCGAAGAGTTGTCACCGCCGATCATCAATATGGAAAACGTATCGGTGGGCTATGACGGCAAGCAAATTCTCGGCAAGCTCGACCTGCGCATCGACCAAGATGACCGTATTGCCCTCTTGGGCCGCAATGGTGAGGGCAAATCAACGCTCTCCAAATTGCTCTCGGATCGCTTGGAGCCGATGGGCGGACGCCTGACGCGCCACAACAAATTGCGCATCGGCTTTTTCGCGCAGCACCAAGTCGACGAGTTGCACCTCAATGAGACGCCCATTCAGCACCTTCAAAGTGCGATGCCGGGTGTTTTGCCGCCAAAATTGCGCGCGAAACTGGCGACCTTTGGTTTAGGGGCTGATCAGGCCGACACCGAAGTGGGCCGTCTATCGGGGGGCCAAAAAGCGCGTTTGTCGCTGTTACTGGCCACGCTTGATGCGCCGCACCTGCTGATCCTCGATGAGCCGACCAACCACCTTGATATCGAAAGCCGCGAGGCTCTTGTCGAGGCGCTGACCGCCTACACGGGCGCGGTTGTTTTGGTATCGCACGACATGCACTTGTTGTCGCTCGTGGCCGATCGGTTGTGGCTGGTTAAAGATGGCCATGTGGCGCCTTATTCAGACGATTTGGAAGCCTACCGCAATCTGTTGTTGCAAGGCGATGAAAAGCCAAAAGCTGAGAAAAAGCCCAAGGTTGCGCCAAAACCCGCGCGCAAAGCCACGCGTGAAGAAGTCCAAGCCCTCAAGGCCGATGCAAAGAAATGCGAAGAGCGGATGAGCAAATTGGAAGATATGTCCAAAAAGCTTCAGGTTAAACTAGCCGATCCTGCGTTGTATGAAGACAAAGAAGCGGCTGTGATTTGGCAAAAGAAATACGCCGAAGTCTGCGGTGCACAAGAGCGTGCCGAAGAGATGTGGATGACCGCGCTCGAAAAACTGGAAAAGGCGCAGGGCTAA
- a CDS encoding leucyl aminopeptidase, translated as MTSPANLTVIEPDLDAIATSEALVAVLIGPDAVLGQAARRVNRLTKGAVKRVVDSAGFAALDEGDAMTLAFPVGLASETLLVVKLARNTSSDLARKAGATIGAAMGKTGALIQVTNPKRGGDIALGALLKAYKFTDHTSAGPAKEVPHVTVAVSKPEEVDAASVSALAEGVFFTRDLVTEPANILTTTEFSNRLAALTALGVEVEVLDEPALEALGMRTLLAVGQGSRSPSKVVVMQWNKGVKGDAPLALVGKGVVFDTGGISIKPAAGMEDMTMDMGGAGVVAGVMKSIALRGVKANVVGLVGLVENMPDGNAIRPGDVIKSMKGDTVEIINTDAEGRMVLCDVMWYTQERFAPRGMIDLATLTGAVIIGLGHDNAGVFSNDDAFCKSFLKAAEIEGEGAWRLPLGASYDKQLKSDVADMKNVGGRPAGSITAAQYLQRFVKEGTPWIHLDIAGVAEVKAPTAMAPKGATGWGVLALNRLIDDLVVE; from the coding sequence ATGACATCACCCGCCAACTTGACCGTTATCGAACCTGATCTCGACGCAATTGCGACCAGCGAGGCGTTGGTTGCCGTTTTGATCGGTCCGGACGCCGTATTGGGACAAGCCGCGCGGCGCGTGAACCGTCTCACCAAAGGGGCGGTCAAACGCGTTGTCGACAGCGCAGGATTTGCCGCATTGGACGAAGGCGATGCGATGACGCTTGCGTTTCCGGTGGGCCTTGCGAGCGAAACGCTTTTGGTTGTGAAACTGGCGCGCAACACCTCATCAGATCTGGCACGCAAAGCGGGGGCCACAATCGGAGCGGCCATGGGCAAAACAGGCGCGCTTATTCAGGTGACCAACCCCAAACGTGGCGGCGATATTGCCCTTGGCGCGTTGCTCAAAGCCTATAAATTCACCGATCACACCTCTGCTGGTCCCGCCAAAGAGGTGCCACATGTTACGGTCGCTGTGAGCAAACCCGAGGAGGTCGATGCAGCGTCTGTCAGTGCCTTGGCCGAGGGCGTATTTTTCACCCGCGATCTCGTCACCGAGCCTGCGAACATTCTAACCACAACCGAGTTTTCCAACCGCCTTGCGGCGCTCACGGCCTTGGGCGTCGAGGTCGAAGTGCTCGATGAACCCGCGCTTGAGGCGCTTGGGATGCGCACGCTTTTGGCCGTGGGGCAGGGCTCGCGCAGCCCGTCCAAGGTCGTGGTGATGCAGTGGAACAAGGGCGTCAAAGGTGACGCGCCACTGGCGCTTGTCGGCAAAGGCGTGGTGTTCGACACGGGCGGCATTTCCATCAAACCCGCCGCTGGCATGGAAGATATGACCATGGACATGGGCGGCGCGGGCGTTGTGGCCGGTGTGATGAAATCCATCGCCCTGCGCGGCGTCAAAGCCAACGTTGTGGGCCTTGTCGGCTTGGTCGAAAACATGCCAGACGGCAACGCGATCCGCCCCGGAGATGTGATCAAATCGATGAAGGGCGACACTGTCGAAATCATCAACACCGACGCTGAGGGCCGCATGGTTCTGTGTGACGTGATGTGGTATACACAAGAGCGCTTTGCCCCGCGCGGTATGATCGATTTGGCGACCCTCACGGGGGCGGTCATTATTGGGTTGGGCCATGATAACGCGGGTGTGTTTTCCAACGATGATGCGTTTTGCAAATCCTTCCTCAAGGCCGCCGAAATCGAGGGCGAGGGCGCATGGCGCCTACCGCTTGGCGCGTCCTACGACAAGCAACTCAAATCCGATGTGGCCGACATGAAGAACGTTGGCGGGCGTCCCGCAGGGTCGATTACGGCGGCGCAGTATTTGCAACGCTTTGTCAAAGAGGGCACGCCGTGGATTCACCTCGATATTGCGGGCGTGGCCGAGGTCAAAGCGCCGACTGCGATGGCGCCAAAGGGTGCAACAGGGTGGGGCGTGTTGGCGCTTAACCGCCTCATCGACGATCTAGTGGTGGAGTAA
- a CDS encoding peptidylprolyl isomerase yields MTRTVHDRESHTQRRFSRMVICATLAVSLMTATLAPRAAEAQNLFAPVVQVNDQIITRYEIDQRIKLMTAIGGGATQSVAREALINERLQIAAARRDGLVATDAGIKAGIEEFAARGNLSGDELLAFLAKSGVAYESFRDFVTVGIVWRDYARARFASKVTISEAEIDRALQQNGPSGGLRVLLSEIFLPARDATERAASERLAANITAKPTVAAFAAAARAYSVAPSKDKSGRLDWVPLGNLPPALQSSISSLTTGGITAPLQTANAIGLFQLRGLQEVDVATPTPTSIEYAAYYIAGGRSEAATTRAAKVAAQVDTCDDLYGIAKGEPESTLEIDTLAFADIPTDVAVELAKLDTGEISTALTRANGQTLVFLMMCGRNFAETGTADRETVRNTLQGKRLTALADSYLSELKADAVITYK; encoded by the coding sequence ATGACACGCACAGTGCACGACCGCGAGAGCCACACACAGCGCCGTTTTTCACGCATGGTGATATGCGCCACACTGGCCGTTTCTCTTATGACCGCCACGTTGGCACCGCGCGCGGCTGAGGCTCAAAACCTGTTTGCCCCCGTTGTGCAGGTCAATGACCAGATTATTACACGCTATGAGATTGATCAGCGGATCAAGTTGATGACCGCGATTGGCGGGGGCGCCACGCAGAGCGTTGCACGCGAGGCTCTGATCAACGAGCGCTTACAAATCGCGGCAGCGCGCCGTGATGGCCTTGTCGCCACAGACGCAGGGATCAAAGCGGGCATCGAAGAGTTCGCCGCACGCGGCAACCTGTCGGGTGACGAATTACTCGCCTTTCTCGCCAAGAGCGGCGTTGCCTACGAAAGCTTTCGCGACTTTGTCACGGTTGGTATCGTGTGGCGCGATTATGCCCGCGCGCGTTTTGCCTCCAAAGTCACGATTTCCGAAGCGGAAATTGACCGTGCCCTGCAACAAAACGGGCCATCTGGTGGCTTGCGGGTTTTGTTGTCTGAAATCTTCTTGCCCGCCCGCGATGCCACCGAGCGCGCAGCCTCTGAACGCCTTGCGGCCAACATCACGGCCAAGCCCACAGTAGCCGCCTTTGCCGCTGCCGCGCGCGCCTATTCCGTGGCACCAAGCAAAGACAAAAGTGGCCGCCTTGATTGGGTGCCGCTGGGCAATCTCCCCCCCGCTTTGCAATCGTCAATCTCATCGCTGACCACGGGCGGCATCACGGCCCCGCTACAAACCGCCAACGCCATCGGACTGTTTCAGCTGCGCGGCCTGCAAGAGGTCGACGTTGCAACACCGACCCCCACATCGATTGAATACGCGGCCTATTACATTGCGGGCGGACGCTCGGAGGCGGCGACAACACGCGCGGCAAAAGTCGCGGCGCAAGTCGACACCTGTGATGATCTCTACGGCATCGCCAAGGGCGAGCCAGAAAGCACGCTCGAGATTGACACGCTTGCCTTTGCAGATATTCCAACGGATGTCGCCGTAGAACTTGCCAAACTGGACACAGGCGAGATTTCGACCGCCCTCACCCGCGCCAATGGACAAACCTTGGTATTCTTGATGATGTGCGGTCGTAATTTTGCCGAAACGGGTACAGCCGACCGCGAGACTGTTCGCAACACACTTCAGGGAAAACGCCTGACAGCCCTCGCAGACAGCTACCTGTCCGAGTTGAAGGCTGACGCGGTCATCACCTACAAATAA
- a CDS encoding LPS-assembly protein LptD, with the protein MVSRRVLRAACLSLIGISGAAFNILAPHGSVAYAQTAPTATLVADSVAFDGTSLRATGHVEIFYGDVHLTSGAIRYDRASGALSIEGPIRLSDPEGKTVIYAQAAQLDADLRNGILTSARLVIDQQLQLASTQIDVVDGRYTQLSNTVTSACKVCATNPTPLWEIRARSVIHDNQDRQVYFTDAQFRVAGVPIAYLPHLRLPDPTLKRATGFMIPSLHNSTTLGWGAEIPYFIKLGDHRDLTLAPFVSSETRTLKLGYRQAFVTGDLTVQSAVTSDAISDGLRGYIFANGAWDVAGGYTLGVDLRLTSDISYLIDYDIYSGDRLRSNVTVSRFDADSGFDAAVITSRSLRESEISIKDTIPFVLGEATYSQSTEFDRLPGTLTYGLSASGFLRRSDVDTALSTTAGGMDVLRLGGSLGWAHSLTTQSGVRLKADAGLDLNLYTIRQNSDYDTATARVTPQTSALISYPMVRTTAGGARQIVEPFAQLGWAQTYGGDIPNSDSTLLELDEGNMLNLTRFPGYDRSGSGASSAVGLRFTSVAPTAHYGLTVGRVEEINPSDTTSLLGSGVNWVVGGFATFDTGFNVVSRGIFDASLDLSSWETRFGLSRNSYSVSGTHAYGIADTGAGREADINELRLESGVKLSSYWSAEADLRHDLIDNLTNSAGLGLTFQNECTKVELGVSHRYTDTAALDPDTTYSLKIGFGAFGDTGKRARSSCGVMP; encoded by the coding sequence ATGGTGTCGCGCAGGGTTTTACGTGCGGCCTGTCTATCCTTGATCGGGATATCTGGCGCGGCCTTTAACATTTTGGCTCCACACGGATCAGTGGCCTACGCCCAAACAGCCCCCACAGCCACCCTTGTCGCAGACTCGGTTGCGTTTGACGGCACATCGCTGCGCGCCACGGGACATGTCGAAATCTTTTATGGTGATGTGCATCTCACATCTGGTGCGATCCGCTATGACCGCGCCAGTGGCGCCTTGTCGATTGAGGGGCCGATCCGTCTGAGCGATCCTGAGGGAAAAACCGTCATCTATGCTCAAGCGGCGCAATTGGACGCCGATCTGCGCAACGGGATTTTGACCTCGGCACGCTTGGTCATTGATCAACAGCTACAACTGGCCAGTACACAGATTGATGTCGTGGACGGGCGGTATACACAGCTGAGCAACACCGTCACATCCGCGTGCAAGGTCTGCGCGACAAATCCCACCCCGCTATGGGAAATTCGCGCGCGCAGCGTCATTCACGACAATCAAGACAGGCAAGTCTATTTCACGGATGCACAGTTTCGCGTGGCAGGTGTCCCAATCGCATATCTTCCGCATCTGCGCCTTCCCGACCCGACACTCAAACGCGCGACAGGGTTTATGATCCCAAGCTTGCACAACTCCACCACGCTCGGTTGGGGGGCTGAAATCCCTTATTTTATCAAACTTGGCGATCACCGCGATCTGACACTTGCGCCGTTCGTGTCCTCCGAAACGCGCACACTCAAACTCGGCTACCGCCAAGCCTTTGTGACCGGCGATTTGACAGTTCAGAGCGCCGTCACATCGGACGCGATATCGGACGGGCTACGCGGGTATATATTCGCCAATGGCGCTTGGGACGTTGCGGGCGGATATACGCTTGGCGTCGATCTACGCCTGACCTCAGACATCAGCTACCTCATTGATTATGATATATATTCAGGGGATCGATTGAGATCCAACGTCACAGTGTCACGGTTTGACGCCGACAGCGGGTTTGATGCCGCTGTTATCACATCGCGCAGCTTGCGTGAATCCGAGATCTCGATCAAGGATACAATCCCCTTTGTCTTGGGCGAGGCCACCTATAGCCAAAGTACCGAGTTTGACCGGCTACCTGGCACCTTGACCTATGGCCTATCAGCCTCGGGATTTTTGCGCCGCTCGGACGTGGACACGGCCCTGTCAACAACGGCGGGCGGCATGGATGTATTGCGCTTGGGCGGGTCTTTGGGATGGGCGCATAGCCTCACTACCCAATCGGGTGTACGTCTCAAGGCGGACGCGGGCCTTGACCTCAATCTTTATACCATTCGTCAAAACAGTGATTATGACACGGCAACAGCACGGGTGACGCCGCAGACATCGGCCCTGATCAGCTATCCGATGGTTCGCACCACGGCAGGTGGCGCGCGCCAAATCGTCGAGCCGTTTGCACAGCTTGGGTGGGCCCAAACCTATGGGGGCGATATTCCCAACTCTGACAGTACCCTGTTGGAGCTTGATGAGGGCAACATGCTCAATCTGACCCGCTTTCCGGGATATGACCGCTCGGGATCGGGGGCGAGTTCCGCAGTTGGTCTGCGGTTCACATCAGTCGCCCCCACTGCGCATTATGGCCTGACCGTGGGACGCGTTGAAGAGATTAACCCCTCGGACACCACATCCTTGCTCGGGTCTGGCGTCAACTGGGTGGTGGGCGGCTTTGCGACATTTGATACCGGCTTTAACGTGGTGTCGCGCGGTATTTTTGATGCGTCTCTTGATTTATCCTCATGGGAGACGCGGTTCGGGCTATCGCGTAACAGCTACTCTGTGTCGGGCACACATGCCTATGGCATAGCCGATACAGGTGCGGGACGTGAGGCCGATATTAACGAGCTGCGCCTCGAAAGTGGCGTGAAGCTGTCATCCTACTGGAGCGCCGAGGCCGACCTGCGCCACGATCTTATTGATAATCTGACGAACTCGGCGGGTCTTGGCCTTACATTCCAGAATGAATGCACAAAGGTGGAACTGGGCGTCTCGCATCGCTACACCGATACTGCGGCCTTAGACCCCGATACGACCTATTCGCTAAAGATCGGGTTTGGCGCCTTTGGTGATACGGGCAAACGTGCGCGCAGCAGCTGTGGCGTGATGCCATAA
- a CDS encoding LptF/LptG family permease, which yields MGRFDRYLFQQLLMLFGFFSLVLILVFWVNSAVSLLDKLLGDGQSARAFFYLTLLSLPSVMSRVLAIAGFAAAVFVTNRLSNESELVVVQASGYSPYRLSRSVFVFSIVVTLMIGVLSHALVPMSLREGALRRAELAQDMTAQFLTEGSFVHPGDGLTFYVREITPAGELRDIYLSRKDTTGDRQSFNATRALLVNEQNGPMLLMFDGMVQDYTNSNRTLAVTRFDSFAYALGPLFDTTAVPAPRPSSTDSYTLMRATPEELARLGTTQQEVRTLIHDRNRAPLLAIAAAMIGFATLLAGGFSRFGLWRQIVFAIVLLIVVKILDTSAAESVGRSAQLWFMAYLPAVAGLSIAYGMLWRAANPRLRPLAAVRGDAP from the coding sequence TTGGGACGATTCGACAGATACCTTTTTCAACAGTTGCTGATGCTGTTCGGGTTCTTTTCGCTCGTTTTGATTCTGGTGTTCTGGGTGAATTCGGCGGTGTCGCTCCTTGATAAGTTGCTTGGAGACGGACAATCCGCGCGGGCGTTTTTCTACCTCACCTTGTTGTCACTGCCTTCGGTGATGTCGCGCGTGCTTGCGATTGCCGGATTTGCGGCGGCCGTGTTCGTCACAAATCGCCTCTCAAATGAATCCGAACTGGTTGTGGTACAGGCTTCTGGATATTCGCCTTATCGCTTGTCGCGGTCCGTTTTCGTCTTTTCCATCGTTGTGACGCTGATGATTGGGGTGTTGTCACACGCTCTTGTCCCGATGTCGCTACGCGAAGGGGCGTTGCGGCGCGCCGAACTGGCCCAAGACATGACGGCGCAGTTTCTAACCGAAGGCAGTTTTGTGCATCCCGGTGACGGGCTTACGTTTTATGTGCGCGAGATCACACCCGCCGGTGAGCTGCGCGATATCTATCTGTCGCGCAAAGATACGACTGGCGACCGCCAGAGCTTCAACGCTACCCGCGCCCTTTTGGTCAATGAACAAAACGGCCCGATGTTGTTGATGTTTGACGGGATGGTGCAAGATTACACAAACAGCAACCGCACTTTGGCTGTGACGCGGTTTGACAGCTTTGCCTATGCCCTTGGCCCGTTGTTCGACACCACTGCCGTTCCTGCGCCAAGGCCCTCCTCGACGGACTCGTATACATTGATGCGCGCAACACCCGAAGAATTGGCGCGGTTGGGCACAACCCAACAAGAGGTCCGCACCTTGATCCACGACCGCAACCGCGCGCCGCTTTTGGCGATTGCTGCGGCGATGATCGGATTTGCAACCCTTTTGGCGGGTGGGTTTTCGCGCTTTGGATTGTGGCGCCAGATCGTCTTTGCCATCGTGCTTTTGATTGTCGTCAAAATATTAGACACCTCTGCCGCTGAGAGTGTCGGACGCAGCGCGCAGTTGTGGTTTATGGCCTATCTGCCCGCCGTGGCGGGATTGAGCATCGCGTATGGTATGTTGTGGCGTGCGGCAAATCCGCGATTGCGTCCCCTAGCGGCGGTGCGAGGAGACGCGCCATGA
- a CDS encoding DNA polymerase III subunit chi: MGAAYFYHLTRNPLDVTLATLVEKSLGAGWRVEVRGREDQTLQRLDASLWQREGFLPHGIAGGDHDADQPVLLTTGSGGNGASCVMAIEGADVTAAEIIAAQRVCILFDGHDGDAVAHARTQWKSLTDAGCTAQYWSEDSGRWEKKADTDDKKDG, encoded by the coding sequence ATGGGAGCCGCCTATTTCTATCACCTCACGCGCAACCCGCTCGACGTGACTTTGGCCACTCTGGTGGAAAAGTCACTCGGCGCGGGGTGGCGTGTCGAGGTGCGTGGGCGCGAGGATCAAACACTTCAACGTCTCGACGCAAGTCTCTGGCAACGTGAGGGATTTTTGCCGCACGGCATTGCGGGCGGCGACCATGACGCGGATCAGCCAGTGTTGTTGACGACCGGATCAGGGGGCAATGGCGCAAGTTGTGTGATGGCGATTGAGGGCGCGGATGTTACGGCCGCCGAGATTATCGCGGCGCAGCGTGTGTGCATCTTGTTCGACGGGCATGACGGGGACGCAGTCGCTCATGCCCGCACCCAGTGGAAATCGCTCACCGATGCGGGATGCACCGCGCAATACTGGTCCGAGGACTCGGGTCGGTGGGAGAAAAAGGCAGATACGGACGATAAAAAGGACGGATAG